The proteins below come from a single Holdemania massiliensis genomic window:
- a CDS encoding tRNA threonylcarbamoyladenosine dehydratase: METPLERLELLVGEAAIQRLKQACVLIVGIGGVGGYAAEALGRSGIGKLILVDADTVAPSNLNRQIIATLDTLNQSKTEVMAARIRSFAPDCEVVTIHEFFNEQSESLFDQKMDYVIDAIDTLSSKLTLIEMAHRHGVPCISSLGMANRFDPTQLTVTTLDKTCNDPLARALRQMVRKRGFTAKIPVVWSKELPYTQNQLIHAEGKTLKQKYPPASTIFVPAAAGLSCASVVFQALIENV, translated from the coding sequence ATGGAAACGCCGTTAGAGAGATTGGAACTGTTGGTCGGCGAAGCAGCGATCCAACGATTGAAGCAGGCCTGCGTGCTGATCGTCGGGATTGGCGGCGTCGGCGGCTATGCCGCCGAAGCGTTAGGCCGCAGCGGAATTGGAAAATTGATTTTAGTCGATGCCGATACAGTTGCGCCAAGCAATCTGAACCGTCAGATCATCGCGACGCTGGATACGCTGAATCAGTCCAAAACCGAAGTGATGGCCGCGCGGATCCGCAGTTTTGCCCCAGATTGTGAAGTGGTAACGATCCATGAATTTTTTAATGAACAGAGTGAAAGCTTGTTCGATCAGAAAATGGATTATGTCATCGATGCGATTGATACACTTTCCAGCAAGCTGACCTTAATCGAAATGGCTCATCGGCATGGCGTGCCCTGCATCAGTTCGCTGGGGATGGCCAACCGCTTTGATCCAACGCAGCTGACCGTTACAACGTTAGATAAAACCTGCAATGATCCACTTGCCCGCGCTTTGCGGCAGATGGTCAGGAAGCGGGGATTTACTGCGAAGATCCCGGTTGTTTGGTCGAAAGAGCTGCCGTACACTCAGAACCAGCTGATCCACGCCGAGGGGAAAACCTTAAAGCAAAAATATCCACCGGCCAGCACAATCTTTGTGCCTGCCGCCGCGGGTCTGAGCTGTGCCTCGGTCGTTTTTCAGGCCTTGATCGAGAATGTCTAA
- the miaA gene encoding tRNA (adenosine(37)-N6)-dimethylallyltransferase MiaA yields MKKVLVLVGPTAVGKTALSIELAQRFQGEIISGDSIQVYRGLDIGSGKVTEAEKQGIPHYLIDILSPKEKTSVADFQREARAAMEAISAKGKLPMIVGGTGLYIKAALYDYQFQPQDPRAEQLSEQLEQRSEEELYAWLSQVDPKTAAQIHPHNKRRLIRALVIHELSEAPKSELESRQEHKPIYDVLICGLTCERQFLVQRIEKRVDGMIAAGLIEEIRGLLEQGVSFDDQSMQGIGYKEWRGYFEGKETISQAREQILTHTRQFSRRQMTWFTRQTPIRWFQMDQPGQKEQLIAEIEAWLKEDEAWKRR; encoded by the coding sequence ATGAAAAAAGTGCTCGTCCTCGTCGGTCCGACGGCCGTAGGCAAGACCGCCTTGTCGATCGAACTCGCTCAACGCTTTCAAGGTGAAATCATCAGCGGTGACTCCATTCAGGTGTACCGCGGTTTGGACATCGGCTCTGGGAAAGTCACCGAAGCGGAAAAACAGGGGATTCCGCATTATCTCATCGACATTCTGAGTCCCAAGGAAAAGACAAGCGTCGCTGATTTTCAGCGGGAAGCGCGGGCCGCGATGGAAGCAATCAGCGCGAAAGGGAAGCTGCCGATGATTGTTGGCGGAACGGGCTTGTATATCAAGGCCGCGTTGTATGATTATCAGTTTCAGCCGCAGGATCCGCGCGCTGAACAGCTCAGCGAACAGCTGGAACAGCGCTCCGAAGAAGAACTTTATGCCTGGCTGTCACAGGTGGATCCCAAGACCGCAGCTCAGATCCATCCGCATAACAAACGCCGGCTGATCCGGGCGTTGGTCATTCACGAATTGTCCGAAGCGCCGAAAAGTGAGTTGGAAAGCCGGCAGGAACACAAGCCGATCTATGACGTGCTGATCTGCGGATTGACATGCGAGCGACAATTTCTGGTTCAGCGGATTGAAAAACGCGTCGACGGTATGATTGCGGCGGGGTTAATTGAGGAAATCCGCGGTTTGTTGGAACAAGGCGTCAGCTTTGATGATCAGTCGATGCAGGGCATCGGCTACAAAGAATGGCGCGGCTACTTTGAAGGAAAAGAAACAATCAGTCAGGCTCGCGAACAGATCTTAACCCATACCCGCCAGTTTTCTCGCCGGCAGATGACCTGGTTTACCCGCCAAACGCCGATTCGCTGGTTCCAAATGGATCAGCCGGGACAAAAGGAACAGCTGATTGCGGAGATCGAGGCCTGGCTGAAGGAGGATGAAGCATGGAAACGCCGTTAG
- the mutL gene encoding DNA mismatch repair endonuclease MutL, with the protein MAKIQQLDAHLTNMIAAGEVVERPMGVIKELVENALDAQATRIEVNINQGGTELMEVIDNGIGMDREDACLCFERHATSKIKTTEDLWAIHTLGFRGEALPSIASVSNLTLLTNNGEDSTRVEIRYGQRQSARPYPCNQGTQITVSGLFQKTPARLKHLKSIPYETSLILDVIQKFALSYPNVAFRLVHDGKEVFRSAGNGSLLEVMAIIYGRDLARQCIEVDGQDFDYTVRGLMALPSQTRASRNYMTVFINRRMIRSYRIQKAILEAYKNYIPQDRYPIVVLDIEMDSHLCDVNVHPSKWEIRLSKEQQLEFLIRDTLTRTLREHMQAPEVMRIDTPREKVEMPQLFEVPAESVKDQVREDSVEAKEWRRQAEVMNEQRQREFIAASLSREISQPQPLMAGKDKEEILPEDLKGEVMAKLPDFSAGSPVKKNTASAAEALSDQEPVSEPLDPRVSQTEAAEETLQTVPRKAFPQMQVLAQMHGKYILAQDEHALYIIDQHAAQERVHFEEVQQRFLDQEPTMQDLLVPIILEGSASVAARLQEMNELLEPMHIHLENFGQNSLICRQLPAWMSEIDEQAFLQDVLDLWKDGREVRAEDLQRHRLATIACHHSIRFNRVLSLGEMQEVIEQLAHCEQPYHCPHGRPTFITITEKQLIKEFQR; encoded by the coding sequence ATGGCAAAAATACAGCAGCTGGATGCGCATTTAACCAATATGATCGCCGCTGGGGAGGTTGTCGAGCGGCCGATGGGCGTCATCAAAGAGCTGGTTGAAAACGCGCTGGATGCCCAGGCGACACGGATTGAAGTCAATATCAACCAAGGCGGCACAGAGCTGATGGAAGTGATCGACAACGGGATTGGAATGGATCGGGAAGATGCCTGTCTGTGTTTTGAACGGCATGCGACCAGTAAGATTAAAACGACCGAGGATCTGTGGGCGATTCACACGCTGGGGTTTCGCGGGGAAGCACTGCCTTCGATTGCCTCGGTATCCAATCTGACGCTGTTGACGAACAACGGCGAAGACTCCACGCGCGTGGAAATTCGCTATGGGCAACGTCAGTCCGCCCGTCCTTATCCCTGCAACCAGGGAACGCAGATCACCGTCAGCGGTCTGTTTCAGAAAACACCGGCCCGGCTTAAGCACCTGAAGTCGATCCCGTATGAAACTTCACTGATCCTGGATGTGATCCAGAAGTTCGCGCTGAGCTATCCGAACGTCGCGTTCCGGCTTGTTCACGATGGCAAGGAGGTCTTCCGCAGCGCCGGCAACGGCAGCCTGCTGGAAGTGATGGCGATCATCTACGGCCGTGATCTGGCGCGTCAGTGCATTGAGGTCGATGGTCAGGATTTTGACTATACCGTCCGTGGTCTGATGGCGCTGCCTTCTCAGACCCGCGCCAGCCGGAATTACATGACGGTCTTCATCAACCGCCGGATGATCCGCTCTTACCGGATCCAGAAAGCGATTCTGGAAGCGTATAAAAATTATATTCCGCAGGATCGGTATCCGATCGTCGTGCTGGATATCGAGATGGACAGCCATCTGTGCGACGTCAATGTCCATCCGTCCAAATGGGAAATCCGGCTTTCCAAGGAGCAGCAGCTGGAATTTTTAATCCGGGATACGCTGACCCGCACCTTGCGGGAGCACATGCAGGCACCGGAAGTCATGCGGATTGATACGCCGCGCGAGAAAGTGGAAATGCCGCAGCTGTTTGAAGTGCCTGCCGAGAGTGTGAAAGATCAGGTTCGGGAAGATTCCGTTGAAGCCAAAGAATGGCGGCGGCAGGCCGAAGTAATGAACGAGCAGCGACAGCGCGAATTTATCGCCGCGTCGCTTTCCCGGGAAATATCACAGCCTCAGCCCCTGATGGCAGGAAAGGACAAGGAAGAAATTCTGCCTGAGGATTTAAAAGGCGAAGTGATGGCGAAGCTTCCGGATTTCAGCGCAGGAAGTCCGGTTAAAAAAAATACGGCTTCGGCTGCCGAGGCCTTGTCCGATCAGGAACCGGTCAGCGAACCGCTCGATCCGCGGGTGAGTCAGACAGAAGCCGCGGAAGAAACCTTGCAGACAGTTCCGCGCAAAGCCTTTCCGCAGATGCAGGTGCTGGCCCAGATGCACGGCAAATACATCCTCGCTCAGGATGAGCATGCCTTATATATCATTGATCAGCATGCCGCCCAGGAACGCGTTCATTTTGAGGAAGTTCAGCAGCGCTTTCTGGATCAGGAGCCGACGATGCAGGATTTGCTTGTGCCGATCATTTTGGAAGGCAGCGCTTCTGTTGCCGCACGGCTGCAGGAAATGAACGAACTGCTGGAACCGATGCACATCCATCTGGAAAACTTTGGGCAGAACAGTCTGATCTGCCGTCAGCTGCCGGCCTGGATGAGTGAAATTGATGAACAGGCCTTTCTGCAGGATGTTCTTGATTTGTGGAAGGATGGCCGGGAAGTTCGGGCCGAAGATCTGCAGCGGCATCGTCTGGCAACGATCGCCTGCCACCACTCAATCCGGTTTAACCGTGTGCTGTCGTTAGGGGAAATGCAGGAGGTCATCGAACAGCTGGCGCATTGTGAACAGCCTTACCATTGTCCGCATGGCCGTCCAACCTTCATCACAATTACCGAAAAACAATTGATTAAGGAGTTCCAGCGATGA
- a CDS encoding transporter: protein MDIFRMICLALSQGLILGLLAGLLRQQRRHRKNPDFHYTPKQLEQGRKRWKTGSRILTYTTFGMLMLGFIWCLYFLVLALVDPGQAEYANNLSEMIVGLLTIISIGFAFYEFLRQGHQKESE from the coding sequence ATGGATATTTTTAGAATGATCTGTCTGGCGCTCAGCCAGGGTTTAATTCTCGGACTTCTTGCGGGTTTGCTTCGTCAGCAGCGGCGGCATCGGAAAAATCCTGATTTTCATTATACGCCGAAGCAGCTGGAACAAGGCCGGAAGCGATGGAAAACGGGATCGAGGATTCTGACCTATACGACATTTGGAATGTTGATGCTGGGATTTATCTGGTGCCTATATTTCCTGGTGCTGGCACTGGTAGATCCGGGGCAGGCTGAATATGCGAATAATCTTTCGGAAATGATCGTCGGTTTATTGACGATTATTTCCATTGGCTTTGCATTTTATGAATTTCTGCGGCAGGGACATCAGAAGGAATCAGAATAA
- the mutS gene encoding DNA mismatch repair protein MutS, which produces MEQYTPMMQQYLEVKKNYQDALVFYRLGDFYEMFFEDAKIASCELDLVLTGRNAGVKDRVPMCGVPFHAVTGYIQRLVQKGYKVAIVEQMEDPALAKGLVKRDVIKVVTPGTVIDELFDERSSIYLAAVVDYQYGLALSICEMSTGETTVTHIPRNILHLQQTLLKNNIREIVVKEGFDEKYIRGVRDLSAVAISYCSEDQIGEDYLPLCEEVTEAPQREAYGLMLNYLIETQKRMMHHLQTVEIENENDVLYMDFSTQQNLELVVPLRTQSKSETLWSFLDHCQSAMGSRLLKKWIERPLVDKKKILFRQDRLDYLMKNYLVREDLKDKLNQIYDMERLIARVAYGSANAIDCQRLQKTLSQVPDIITLFHDAPVFQEYQDIDCCLSLTELLDGAFVENPPVSVKEGGMFAEGFSEQLDEYRSAQKDGKNWILQQENYERERTGIKTLKIGYNRVFGYYIEVSKGAVAQVKEEYGYVRKQTLTNAERYITSELKEKEDAILHAEERSIRLETELFANLLEQIRSYLPKLQKLALMLANMDVYYALSSISADNGYVRPVFTEDELKIEEGRHPILEKISTNRYVSNSLAMDKENQILIITGPNMGGKSTYMRQVALIILMAQIGCFVPAKKCEMPIFDKIFTRIGASDDILSGQSTFMVEMTEANNALSQATEHSLILFDEIGRGTSTYDGMALAQAMIEYIAVCIHAKTLFSTHYHELTSLDESLPVVKNVHVEVHEDNGHVTFMYRVKKGKADRSYGINVARLAKLPDAVLDRAGDLLAEYESKKRVVQQSLGIVEMVKAPVKEQGVLDKLEMVDPNQLSPLQALQMIMDLKQELSEAQKA; this is translated from the coding sequence ATGGAACAATATACGCCGATGATGCAGCAGTATCTGGAGGTGAAAAAGAACTATCAGGACGCCCTGGTTTTTTATCGTCTGGGCGACTTTTATGAAATGTTTTTTGAGGATGCCAAGATTGCATCCTGTGAGCTGGATTTGGTTCTGACCGGCAGAAATGCCGGGGTGAAGGATCGCGTGCCGATGTGCGGCGTTCCTTTTCATGCCGTGACGGGATATATTCAGCGGTTAGTTCAAAAAGGCTATAAAGTAGCGATTGTGGAACAGATGGAAGATCCGGCACTGGCCAAAGGATTAGTCAAACGCGATGTCATCAAAGTCGTCACGCCGGGAACTGTGATTGATGAATTATTCGATGAACGCTCCAGTATTTATCTGGCGGCGGTTGTGGATTATCAATATGGGCTGGCGCTGTCGATCTGTGAAATGTCCACTGGAGAAACTACCGTTACCCACATTCCGCGCAACATTCTTCATTTGCAGCAGACCTTATTAAAAAACAACATTCGGGAGATTGTTGTTAAAGAAGGCTTCGATGAGAAATACATCCGCGGTGTCCGCGATCTGTCGGCCGTGGCGATTTCCTACTGCAGTGAGGATCAGATCGGAGAGGACTATCTGCCGTTGTGCGAAGAGGTAACCGAAGCGCCGCAGCGGGAAGCTTACGGCTTAATGCTGAACTATCTGATCGAAACGCAGAAACGGATGATGCACCATTTACAAACCGTTGAAATTGAGAATGAAAATGATGTGCTGTATATGGACTTCTCGACCCAGCAAAATCTGGAACTCGTCGTCCCGCTGCGTACCCAAAGCAAATCGGAAACGCTGTGGTCATTCCTCGATCATTGTCAAAGCGCGATGGGCTCGCGTCTGTTGAAAAAATGGATTGAACGGCCATTGGTCGATAAAAAGAAAATCCTGTTCCGGCAGGACCGGCTTGATTATTTAATGAAGAATTATTTGGTTCGTGAGGATCTGAAGGATAAGCTGAATCAGATTTATGATATGGAACGGCTGATCGCCCGTGTTGCCTATGGCTCAGCGAATGCGATTGACTGCCAGCGCCTGCAGAAAACACTCAGTCAGGTGCCGGATATCATCACTTTGTTTCATGACGCTCCGGTATTTCAGGAATATCAGGATATCGACTGCTGCCTGTCATTGACCGAGCTGTTGGACGGGGCGTTTGTGGAAAATCCGCCGGTGTCGGTGAAAGAAGGCGGGATGTTTGCGGAAGGCTTCAGCGAACAGCTGGATGAATACCGCAGCGCCCAGAAGGATGGGAAAAACTGGATCCTTCAGCAGGAAAACTATGAACGGGAACGGACCGGCATCAAGACGCTGAAAATTGGGTATAACCGAGTTTTCGGTTATTATATTGAAGTGTCCAAAGGTGCGGTGGCGCAGGTGAAGGAAGAGTACGGCTATGTCCGCAAGCAGACCTTGACCAATGCCGAGCGCTACATTACCTCTGAACTGAAAGAAAAAGAAGATGCGATTCTGCATGCGGAAGAACGTTCCATCCGCTTGGAAACCGAGCTGTTTGCTAACCTCCTCGAACAGATCCGCAGTTATCTGCCAAAGCTGCAGAAGCTGGCTCTGATGTTGGCGAACATGGATGTGTATTACGCCCTTTCGTCGATCAGTGCGGACAACGGTTATGTCCGTCCGGTGTTTACTGAGGATGAGCTGAAAATTGAAGAAGGCCGGCACCCAATCCTGGAAAAGATCAGCACCAACCGCTATGTGTCCAACAGTTTGGCGATGGACAAAGAAAATCAGATCTTGATTATCACCGGCCCGAATATGGGTGGTAAAAGCACCTATATGCGGCAGGTAGCGCTGATCATCCTGATGGCGCAGATCGGCTGTTTTGTTCCGGCGAAGAAATGCGAAATGCCGATTTTCGATAAGATATTCACCCGCATCGGAGCAAGCGACGATATCCTGTCCGGACAATCGACGTTCATGGTGGAAATGACGGAGGCCAATAACGCGTTATCACAGGCAACTGAACATTCCCTCATCCTGTTTGATGAGATCGGACGCGGGACTTCCACGTATGACGGCATGGCGCTGGCCCAGGCGATGATCGAATACATCGCTGTGTGCATTCATGCGAAAACCTTGTTCTCAACCCATTACCATGAGCTGACTTCACTGGATGAAAGTCTGCCGGTGGTGAAGAATGTGCATGTTGAGGTGCATGAGGACAACGGTCATGTTACGTTTATGTACCGCGTAAAGAAGGGCAAGGCAGATCGTTCCTATGGGATTAACGTAGCCCGCCTGGCGAAGCTGCCAGATGCGGTACTGGATCGGGCAGGGGATCTGTTAGCCGAATATGAATCCAAGAAGCGGGTGGTTCAGCAGTCGTTAGGGATTGTGGAAATGGTCAAGGCGCCGGTTAAAGAACAGGGCGTTCTGGATAAACTGGAGATGGTGGATCCCAATCAGCTCTCTCCGCTTCAGGCCCTGCAGATGATCATGGATTTAAAGCAGGAATTAAGCGAAGCGCAGAAAGCCTAG
- a CDS encoding DJ-1/PfpI family protein translates to MRICTILGKGYEEIEAIGTLALLKRSGLEADLFGISGEKTSGKHDLPICDLLALDKLQPENYDCLLLPGGPHYVLLEESEQVKQIILKFRELDKPIAAICAAPTILGHMGLLKGKRYTCFTSMNEDFGGTYVDQYTVTDGNLITGRSAAATIDFAFAIIEKLQGSAQKEVIQKQIYY, encoded by the coding sequence ATGCGAATTTGTACGATTTTAGGAAAGGGCTATGAGGAGATCGAAGCCATTGGTACGCTGGCGTTGTTAAAACGCAGCGGTCTGGAAGCCGATCTGTTTGGAATCAGCGGTGAAAAAACATCCGGAAAGCATGACCTGCCGATCTGCGATCTGCTTGCGTTGGATAAACTTCAGCCGGAAAATTACGACTGCCTGCTTCTGCCAGGCGGGCCGCATTATGTTTTGTTGGAAGAGAGCGAACAGGTAAAACAAATCATCCTGAAATTCAGAGAACTGGATAAGCCGATTGCCGCGATTTGTGCTGCCCCGACGATCTTAGGACATATGGGCTTATTAAAGGGAAAACGCTACACTTGCTTTACAAGCATGAATGAAGATTTTGGCGGCACCTATGTTGATCAGTACACGGTCACTGACGGCAATCTGATCACCGGGCGCAGCGCTGCAGCCACGATTGACTTCGCGTTTGCGATCATTGAGAAACTGCAGGGTTCAGCTCAAAAAGAAGTGATTCAGAAACAAATTTACTATTGA
- a CDS encoding AAA family ATPase, whose protein sequence is MKEILTVKEAAALWDVTPRAVTTLCKEGKIENARKEKGIWIIPADVKRPLDRRLKTGAYRKAAHSEKLPLPIGVSDYRLASSNYYYVDKTMMIKDFIDERPMVSLFTRPRRFGKTLNMDMLRTFFEKTEEDTSVYFKSMKIWHCGKKYRDVQGKYPVIFLSFKDIKRNTWEETYEHLTLLISEEFQRHNVLISSDQCSDYDKDFYQQIVSRKAGETDYISALKVLSSMLYKHYGEAAVIIIDEYDTPIQQGYLAGFYEPVVSFMRNFFSSGLKDNRNLAYGFMTGILRVAKESIFSGLNNLVVNSVLDKKYSEYFGFTKPEVEAMAAYYQAEDKLPELCAWYDGYRFGETEIFNPWSVINYFNNACEARAYWGSTSGNDIIGEVLDHADSTVFDQMAELLQGKSILTYVDTSVIYPQIKNNPSSIYSFLLVSGYLKAIESKSFGMGNMCQVALPNQEIRFVYQSEILNQFSELIPQSTSIAIQQAIYAGDAESLREHLSKLLKTSVSYYDTAKETFYHGLMLGLLATLDNRYQVLSNKESGLGRYDLCLFPKQAKLPGILIELKAAQHGTAEELKKMANEALDQIKKKQYDQQLRDAGVHEIILFGAAFSGKLVEIISA, encoded by the coding sequence ATGAAAGAAATTCTCACTGTAAAAGAAGCGGCCGCACTTTGGGATGTTACTCCGCGGGCTGTCACCACGCTTTGTAAAGAAGGTAAAATTGAAAATGCCAGAAAAGAAAAAGGGATATGGATTATTCCAGCTGATGTGAAGAGACCCCTGGACAGAAGGCTTAAAACCGGGGCATATCGCAAAGCTGCCCATTCTGAAAAATTACCGCTGCCTATCGGCGTATCTGATTATCGTTTAGCCTCTTCAAACTATTACTATGTAGATAAAACGATGATGATTAAGGATTTTATCGACGAACGTCCAATGGTGTCACTTTTTACACGTCCGCGCCGATTTGGAAAAACGTTGAATATGGATATGCTGAGAACCTTTTTTGAGAAGACTGAAGAAGATACTTCTGTTTATTTTAAGTCGATGAAAATTTGGCACTGCGGGAAAAAATATCGTGATGTTCAGGGCAAATATCCCGTTATTTTTCTCAGCTTCAAAGATATAAAGCGCAATACTTGGGAAGAAACCTATGAACATCTGACCCTTTTGATCAGTGAAGAGTTTCAGCGGCACAATGTGTTGATTTCCAGTGATCAGTGCAGCGATTATGATAAGGACTTTTACCAACAAATTGTTTCCCGCAAAGCGGGGGAAACTGATTATATATCGGCCCTGAAAGTCCTATCTTCCATGCTTTATAAGCACTATGGGGAAGCGGCAGTGATCATTATTGATGAATATGATACGCCGATTCAACAAGGCTATTTAGCAGGGTTTTACGAACCTGTTGTTTCCTTTATGCGCAATTTCTTTTCGAGTGGGCTTAAAGATAATCGTAATCTTGCCTATGGCTTTATGACAGGAATTCTTCGTGTAGCAAAAGAAAGTATTTTCAGCGGCTTAAATAACCTTGTGGTCAATTCTGTTTTGGACAAGAAGTACAGTGAATACTTTGGTTTTACAAAACCTGAAGTAGAAGCCATGGCAGCCTATTACCAAGCGGAGGATAAGCTGCCGGAACTGTGCGCCTGGTACGACGGTTATCGGTTTGGTGAAACGGAAATTTTTAATCCCTGGTCAGTGATTAACTATTTTAATAATGCATGTGAAGCCAGAGCTTATTGGGGTTCAACCAGTGGGAATGACATTATTGGAGAAGTTCTGGATCATGCGGATTCAACAGTTTTTGATCAGATGGCAGAACTGCTTCAGGGAAAATCAATTCTCACCTATGTGGATACCAGCGTTATTTATCCTCAAATCAAGAATAATCCTTCGTCAATTTACAGTTTCTTATTGGTTTCAGGTTATTTAAAGGCCATCGAAAGCAAGTCGTTTGGTATGGGAAATATGTGTCAGGTGGCACTGCCGAACCAAGAGATTCGTTTTGTTTACCAAAGTGAGATATTAAATCAGTTTTCGGAACTGATTCCGCAATCGACGTCGATTGCGATTCAACAGGCAATCTATGCGGGCGATGCAGAAAGTCTGCGGGAACATTTAAGTAAATTGCTGAAGACCTCTGTAAGCTATTATGATACGGCAAAGGAAACCTTTTATCATGGACTTATGCTCGGATTGCTTGCCACGCTGGATAATCGGTATCAAGTGTTATCCAATAAAGAATCAGGTCTGGGTCGTTATGATCTTTGTCTGTTTCCAAAACAGGCAAAATTGCCGGGGATTCTTATCGAGTTAAAGGCAGCTCAGCACGGTACCGCGGAAGAGTTGAAAAAAATGGCCAATGAAGCACTGGATCAGATTAAGAAGAAACAATATGATCAGCAGCTTCGGGATGCGGGCGTTCATGAGATCATTCTCTTTGGAGCTGCCTTCAGCGGCAAACTTGTGGAGATTATTTCCGCGTAG
- a CDS encoding ABC-F family ATP-binding cassette domain-containing protein → MSYCSVSHLTHQFDEKKLYQDATFELLKDEHCGIVGPNGAGKSTLMKILTGLISPDQGEIRWQPGITLGALNQQAWTDQAELTILEFLRTAFEPLWQWEEQMNQAYFKAASEASEAWLKKAGRLQEQLNAAGFYEIEVIIEKTITGLGLDQIGVQKRLSQLSGGQRAKVILAQLILRNPEVLLLDEPTNYLDHEHVVWLAEVLRQREGAFLVITHDFAFLQQIATSILNVEWGQITKYYGSYTSFLQQKEHRQKEYRRQYEAQQVKIKKTEEYIRRNIAGVNTRIAQGRRKQLERMERLTPPDTVAHLHFDFPYTAGQGILLATAGLSVGYDHPLLPPLDLTVQAGEKWVITGFNGIGKTTLLKTLIGELPPLAQKVQLSEQIQINYFSQMLSWPDPKQSALAMFSDQFPHKTLQELRFQLAQCRITHELAMRPLETLSGGEQARVKLCLTLQKESSLLILDEPTQHLDNQVKKALKEALQRYPGAMILVCHEVGFYAEWIDKQLSLSRLLRR, encoded by the coding sequence ATGAGTTATTGTAGTGTTTCTCATTTAACACACCAGTTTGATGAGAAAAAATTATATCAGGACGCGACGTTTGAATTATTGAAAGATGAACATTGCGGAATCGTTGGACCTAATGGTGCGGGGAAAAGCACACTTATGAAAATCTTAACGGGATTGATCAGTCCAGACCAGGGAGAGATTCGATGGCAGCCAGGCATCACCTTGGGTGCTTTAAATCAACAGGCGTGGACAGATCAGGCAGAATTAACAATTTTGGAATTTTTGCGAACGGCTTTTGAACCGCTGTGGCAATGGGAAGAACAGATGAACCAAGCCTATTTTAAAGCGGCTTCAGAAGCAAGCGAAGCTTGGCTGAAAAAAGCAGGGCGGCTGCAGGAACAGCTAAATGCGGCGGGTTTTTATGAAATTGAAGTGATAATTGAAAAAACGATAACCGGATTGGGATTGGATCAGATTGGAGTGCAAAAACGACTGTCCCAGCTCAGCGGCGGTCAGCGTGCTAAAGTCATTTTGGCGCAGCTGATTCTTAGAAACCCCGAAGTGCTGCTGTTGGACGAACCGACCAACTATCTGGACCACGAGCATGTCGTATGGTTGGCGGAGGTGCTGCGGCAGCGCGAGGGGGCCTTTCTGGTTATCACGCATGATTTCGCCTTTCTGCAGCAGATTGCGACTTCCATTCTAAATGTAGAATGGGGACAGATTACCAAATATTATGGAAGCTATACTTCCTTTCTGCAGCAGAAAGAACATCGTCAAAAGGAATATCGCCGACAATATGAAGCGCAGCAGGTAAAAATCAAAAAGACGGAGGAGTATATCCGCCGTAATATCGCTGGCGTGAATACCCGAATTGCTCAGGGAAGGCGCAAGCAGTTGGAACGGATGGAACGGTTAACGCCGCCGGATACAGTTGCCCATCTGCATTTTGATTTTCCCTATACCGCGGGACAGGGAATTTTGCTGGCAACAGCCGGTCTGAGCGTGGGATATGACCATCCTTTGCTTCCACCTTTGGATCTAACGGTTCAGGCAGGGGAAAAATGGGTGATAACTGGATTTAATGGAATTGGGAAAACGACATTGCTAAAAACCCTGATTGGAGAATTGCCGCCGCTGGCTCAAAAAGTACAGCTCTCTGAACAGATTCAGATCAATTACTTCTCTCAAATGCTGAGCTGGCCGGATCCCAAGCAAAGTGCACTGGCGATGTTCTCCGATCAATTTCCGCATAAAACGCTGCAGGAACTGCGTTTTCAGCTTGCTCAATGCCGGATTACGCATGAATTGGCCATGCGTCCTCTGGAAACTTTAAGCGGCGGGGAACAAGCCCGGGTTAAGCTGTGTTTGACTTTGCAAAAAGAAAGCAGTCTTTTAATCCTGGATGAGCCGACGCAGCATTTGGATAATCAGGTTAAAAAGGCATTAAAGGAAGCACTGCAGCGTTATCCGGGTGCGATGATTCTGGTGTGTCATGAAGTAGGGTTCTATGCGGAATGGATTGATAAACAGCTGTCGCTAAGCCGCTTGCTTCGCAGATAA